The sequence AGACTGGCGCGTTCACGTGCGGATGATGCCTATAGTTGGCGGAAACGACCGCGTAGCCTTGGTCTTTCAGATAAGCGGGAATCGCCTTGTCCCCTCCGGTTAAACCACCCCCATGAAACCACACGACCGTGGCAAACCCTTTCTCGCTGGGATAGTGAACGTCGAGACGGCACTGTTTTTTCGCGTAGTCGTCTAGGCCTTCCTCACTGCGATAAAGAATATCCTTCTCAAGTTTAGAGCCAGATTTCTTTTCCTGGGCGAACGCAAACGAAGGAGCGATCGCCAGGGCAAACAGCAACACTAAACCGAGGGTCTTCTTCAACATGAGGGGCACACTAGCAGGAAAGGGAGGGTAGAGCAGGGGACGCAGGACGCATGATTACGATTGTAATCGACGCGTCCCGGTGAATCGACACGGGTCGTTACCTACAACTGATTGTAAGGAATGCTGAAGGTATCACCTTGTTCCATATCGCCCGTCTTCAGCCCGCGAAAGAACCACTTCGCCCGCTGCTTCGAGGTGCCGTGGGTGAATGATTCTGGTACGACGTACCCACGTGATCTTTTCTGCAGACGATCGTCCCCAATTGCTGTCGCGGCGTTCAAAGCCTCCTCGACGTCTCCTTCTTCCAGAATGCCCCAGTTCCGTTCAGCATGATGGGCCCAAACCCCCGCATAAAAGTCGGCCTGCAATTCCAGCCGCACCGATAACTCATTCGCTTCTTCTTCACTCACGCGCTGCTGGCGATTGTGAACGGCCTCGCTTTGTCCCAACAAGTTCTGCACGTGATGCCCGACCTCGTGAGCGATAACATAAGCCTGGGCAAAGTCACCACCGGCACCCAGCCCTCGCTCCATTTCGTCGAAAAAGCTGAGATCGATATAAACGCGTTGATCCAAGGGGCAGTAGAAAGGCCCTGTGGCCGCCTGCTGGAAACCACACGCCGATTGCACCTGGTCGCGGAACATGACCAACTTCGGATCGCGGTACTGCTTGCCCAACTGCTGAAATTGCTGAGTCCAAACATCCTCGGTATCTGCGAGAACAACCGACACAAACTGGGCCCGCTCGTCATCTTGCTGATCGACCTGAGCAGGGGCTCCGCCACCACCCGCTTGTTGCTGTTGATTCACGAGGGCTCGCAGCAGCGCCCTGGGATCGCCCCCCATCAAAATGACGATTACGACCAGAACGATCCCAATCAAACCACCGCCCCCCATCATGACAGGGCCACGAGCCGATCGACGATCTTCAATATTGTCACTTCCCCGACGCCCTCGCCAACGCATGCGATGTCTCCTTCGCCCTTAGTAGTCGAACCTGGCAAAAACGATCATTATCGTCTGGGAAACCTCTTCGAAGCGAGAAGAGACTCCCTTTTTAGAAGCATGAGTCGATCATCGCAGTGCAATTCTCGGGCCAAGATAGGATGCCGGGCTAAGCTTACCGGCCTCCGTTTGCCAACCGCTGTTGCTTCCGATACTGACTCGGCGTGACGTTTAGCTCGTCGCGGAGCAATTTATTGAGATAGGAATAGTGACTATACCCCACCATGGCTGCAATTCGCTGGGTGGAAAGATTGGTCGTCTCTAGCAGGTGCTTTACCCGTTCCAAACGGACCTCTCGAATCACTTCTCCCATCGAACGACCGGTTTGTTTCTTGAATTCAATTTCCAGCGTTCGAATCGGAATTCGTACGGCGGTGGCGACATCCTTCAGCCGGATTCCTTCGCAGGCATGTTTGTAAATGTAGTCCTGGGCGCGATCGATATCGGTCACCGCGGCTCGCTTCCAACCAACCG comes from Bremerella cremea and encodes:
- the ypfJ gene encoding KPN_02809 family neutral zinc metallopeptidase is translated as MRWRGRRGSDNIEDRRSARGPVMMGGGGLIGIVLVVIVILMGGDPRALLRALVNQQQQAGGGGAPAQVDQQDDERAQFVSVVLADTEDVWTQQFQQLGKQYRDPKLVMFRDQVQSACGFQQAATGPFYCPLDQRVYIDLSFFDEMERGLGAGGDFAQAYVIAHEVGHHVQNLLGQSEAVHNRQQRVSEEEANELSVRLELQADFYAGVWAHHAERNWGILEEGDVEEALNAATAIGDDRLQKRSRGYVVPESFTHGTSKQRAKWFFRGLKTGDMEQGDTFSIPYNQL